A region of Streptomyces sp. R44 DNA encodes the following proteins:
- the dhaL gene encoding dihydroxyacetone kinase subunit DhaL, with translation MTETFGAGFLVRWLAAVAEDVDREADRLTELDSAIGDADHGANLKRGFAAVREALEKEPPSSPGAVLTAAGRQLISTVGGASGPLYGTLLRRAGKTLGEDAEVTRARLAEALDAGVAAVSQLGGAQVGDKTMLDALVPAVAGLRSSYGAARAAAEEGALATVPLQARKGRASYLGERSIGHQDPGATSSALLFAALAETAGAEGVA, from the coding sequence ATGACGGAGACTTTCGGCGCCGGGTTCCTGGTGCGCTGGCTGGCCGCGGTGGCCGAGGACGTCGACCGGGAGGCCGACCGGCTCACCGAGCTGGACTCGGCGATCGGCGACGCCGACCACGGCGCCAATCTGAAGCGGGGGTTCGCCGCTGTGAGGGAGGCCCTCGAAAAGGAGCCGCCGAGCAGTCCCGGCGCGGTGCTCACCGCCGCCGGACGGCAGCTGATCTCGACGGTCGGCGGCGCTTCGGGTCCCCTGTACGGGACGCTCCTCCGGCGCGCCGGGAAGACACTGGGCGAGGACGCCGAGGTCACCCGGGCGCGGCTGGCGGAGGCGCTCGACGCCGGTGTGGCGGCCGTGTCGCAGCTGGGCGGTGCCCAGGTGGGCGACAAGACGATGCTGGACGCGCTCGTGCCGGCCGTGGCGGGGCTGCGGAGCTCGTACGGGGCGGCCCGCGCCGCCGCCGAGGAGGGCGCCCTGGCGACCGTACCCCTCCAGGCGCGCAAGGGCAGGGCCAGTTACCTCGGGGAGCGGTCGATCGGGCATCAGGATCCGGGCGCGACCTCGTCGGCGCTGCTGTTCGCCGCGCTCGCCGAGACGGCCGGGGCGGAGGGAGTGGCATGA
- a CDS encoding zinc-dependent alcohol dehydrogenase family protein, translating into MRGVVMHTAGDVRVEDRDDPQIIEPTDAIIRLTATCVCGSDLWPYRGIEPADRTAMGHEYVGVVEEVGSEVETVKAGDFVVGSFVISDNTCEICRSGYQSGCVHREFVAGTIGTQAEKARIPYADGTLVATPGQPDEDLIPSLLAASDVLGTGWYGAVAAEAGPGKTVAVVGDGAVGLMAILAAEQLGAERIIAMSRHPERQKLARFYGATDIIEERSDAGVAKIKELTGGLGAHSVVEAVGTRESTMQAIGATRPGGHMGFVGVNYDVHIPGFELFLAGIHMEGGPAPVRRFLPELIQLIWDRKIDPGKVFDLELPLEQAAEAYKAMDERRAIKALLRP; encoded by the coding sequence ATGCGTGGAGTAGTCATGCACACCGCCGGAGACGTCCGGGTCGAGGACCGCGACGACCCGCAGATCATCGAGCCGACCGACGCGATCATCCGGCTGACCGCGACCTGCGTCTGCGGCTCCGACCTGTGGCCCTACCGCGGCATCGAGCCCGCCGACCGCACGGCCATGGGTCACGAGTACGTCGGCGTCGTCGAAGAGGTCGGATCCGAGGTCGAGACCGTCAAGGCCGGTGATTTCGTCGTCGGGTCGTTCGTCATCTCCGACAACACCTGCGAGATCTGCCGCTCGGGCTACCAGTCCGGCTGCGTCCACCGCGAATTCGTGGCGGGCACGATCGGCACCCAGGCCGAGAAGGCCCGCATCCCGTACGCGGACGGCACCCTCGTCGCCACCCCCGGGCAGCCGGACGAGGACCTGATCCCCTCGCTGCTGGCCGCCTCCGACGTACTCGGCACCGGCTGGTACGGCGCCGTCGCCGCGGAAGCCGGCCCCGGCAAGACCGTCGCGGTCGTCGGCGACGGAGCCGTCGGCCTGATGGCGATCCTGGCCGCCGAGCAGCTGGGTGCGGAGCGCATCATCGCCATGTCCCGCCACCCCGAGCGCCAGAAGCTGGCCCGCTTCTACGGCGCCACCGACATCATCGAGGAACGCAGCGACGCGGGCGTGGCAAAGATCAAGGAGCTCACGGGCGGCCTCGGCGCGCACTCGGTCGTCGAGGCCGTCGGCACCCGCGAATCCACCATGCAGGCCATCGGCGCCACCCGCCCCGGCGGCCACATGGGCTTCGTCGGCGTCAACTACGACGTCCACATCCCCGGCTTCGAACTGTTCCTCGCCGGCATCCACATGGAAGGCGGCCCCGCCCCCGTCCGCCGGTTCCTGCCCGAACTGATCCAGCTCATCTGGGACCGCAAGATCGACCCCGGAAAGGTCTTCGACCTCGAACTCCCACTGGAACAGGCCGCCGAGGCCTACAAGGCCATGGACGAGCGCCGCGCCATCAAGGCCCTCCTGCGCCCCTGA
- a CDS encoding calcium-binding protein, giving the protein MRLTPLHAAFRRDGSGGPRRRRAALLLATAALPAVALVVPTATTAAAAPVTVTFNAGANQTFTVPAGVTQLDITATGATGQNGSNGGGAGGIGATVSGTVAATPGTTLYVNVATGAGTPAGFPPGGAGGGSSDVRTCSSTDMACVLTGVPATDPRLIVAGGGGGGGSGEGGVFSVPQATGGAAGDSGQAGGDRPNSGAGGGGGTQTAGGASGAACGAAGSTAGGPGVAGTGGTGGDPYGGAGGGGWFGGGGGGGCVQINSDGTFGPGGGGGGSNLVPPAGNSGPAAGPAQVTITYTVPPMDCATATPTITGTSRNDVLTGTPMDDVIFALGGNDVVNGQGGNDLICGGSGNDTLNGGAGNDRIEGGGGNDDINGGSDDDTLIGGDGRDRILGGDGNDTLQGNNGNDVLDGGAGTNTNDGGAGNNSCTNPGPGQTGASNCRA; this is encoded by the coding sequence GTGAGACTGACCCCGCTCCACGCGGCGTTCCGACGAGACGGAAGCGGAGGACCGCGGCGGCGACGCGCTGCGCTCCTGCTCGCCACGGCGGCCCTTCCTGCGGTGGCGCTGGTGGTGCCCACGGCGACGACCGCCGCGGCGGCGCCCGTGACCGTCACCTTCAATGCGGGCGCCAATCAGACCTTCACCGTCCCGGCCGGTGTCACCCAGCTCGACATCACCGCCACCGGCGCCACGGGTCAGAACGGGTCCAACGGCGGCGGCGCGGGCGGGATCGGCGCCACCGTCAGCGGCACCGTCGCCGCCACGCCGGGCACCACCCTCTACGTCAACGTCGCCACCGGCGCGGGCACCCCCGCCGGCTTCCCCCCGGGCGGTGCCGGCGGCGGTTCCAGCGACGTCCGCACCTGTAGCTCGACCGATATGGCCTGTGTCCTGACCGGCGTGCCCGCCACCGACCCCCGCCTCATCGTCGCGGGCGGCGGAGGTGGCGGCGGAAGCGGCGAAGGCGGGGTGTTCTCCGTTCCCCAGGCCACCGGCGGAGCCGCTGGAGACAGCGGGCAGGCCGGCGGCGACCGGCCGAACAGCGGCGCAGGGGGAGGCGGCGGAACCCAGACCGCAGGCGGGGCGAGCGGAGCCGCCTGCGGCGCCGCGGGCAGCACGGCCGGTGGCCCGGGTGTGGCCGGCACCGGCGGCACCGGCGGTGATCCCTACGGCGGCGCAGGCGGAGGCGGCTGGTTCGGCGGCGGCGGGGGCGGGGGCTGCGTACAGATCAACAGCGACGGCACCTTCGGGCCCGGCGGCGGCGGGGGTGGGTCGAACCTCGTCCCGCCGGCCGGTAACTCCGGACCCGCCGCGGGCCCGGCGCAGGTGACCATCACCTACACGGTGCCCCCCATGGACTGTGCGACCGCCACGCCCACCATCACCGGCACCAGCCGCAACGACGTCCTCACCGGCACCCCGATGGACGACGTGATCTTCGCGCTCGGCGGGAACGACGTCGTCAACGGCCAAGGCGGCAACGACCTCATCTGCGGCGGCTCGGGCAACGACACGCTCAACGGCGGTGCCGGCAACGACCGCATCGAAGGCGGCGGTGGCAACGACGACATCAACGGTGGCAGCGACGACGACACCCTCATCGGTGGCGACGGCCGCGACCGGATCCTCGGCGGCGACGGCAACGACACCCTCCAGGGCAACAACGGCAACGACGTCCTCGACGGCGGCGCCGGCACGAACACCAACGATGGCGGCGCCGGAAACAACAGCTGCACCAACCCCGGTCCCGGCCAGACCGGCGCATCCAACTGCAGAGCGTGA
- a CDS encoding PTS-dependent dihydroxyacetone kinase phosphotransferase subunit DhaM — translation MSPSPVGIVLVSHSAAVAAAVAELARGLAGGGDLAPVLPAGGTPDGGLGTSAELICEAAKAVDRGAGVALLVDLGSAVLTVKALLAEGDELPEGCRLVDAPFVEGAVAALVTASAGGDLDAVAAAASEAYAYRKE, via the coding sequence ATGAGCCCGTCCCCCGTCGGCATCGTGCTCGTCTCGCACAGCGCGGCGGTCGCGGCGGCCGTCGCCGAACTGGCCCGGGGCCTCGCGGGCGGCGGCGACCTGGCGCCGGTGCTGCCCGCGGGCGGCACGCCGGACGGTGGGCTCGGGACGAGTGCCGAGCTGATCTGCGAGGCGGCGAAGGCCGTCGACCGGGGGGCCGGGGTGGCGCTCCTGGTCGACCTGGGCAGCGCGGTCCTCACCGTGAAGGCGCTCCTCGCGGAAGGCGACGAACTGCCCGAGGGCTGCCGCCTGGTGGACGCGCCGTTCGTCGAGGGCGCGGTCGCCGCGCTGGTGACGGCGAGCGCCGGAGGGGACCTCGACGCGGTGGCGGCCGCGGCCTCGGAGGCGTACGCCTATCGCAAGGAGTGA
- a CDS encoding energy-coupling factor ABC transporter substrate-binding protein, with the protein MSRNAKINALLLLAVAALAVLPLALGLGDHKEQPFTGSDGEAETAITELQPDYKPWFSPLYEPPSGEIESALFALQAALGAGVLAYYFGLRRGRRQGAAAAEAARAAGPDGAPKDDGASKAPSSDGSDA; encoded by the coding sequence ATGAGCCGGAACGCGAAGATCAACGCGCTGCTGCTGCTCGCCGTCGCCGCGCTCGCGGTGCTGCCGCTGGCGCTCGGGCTCGGCGACCACAAGGAGCAGCCCTTCACCGGCTCCGACGGCGAGGCAGAGACCGCGATCACGGAGCTCCAGCCGGACTACAAGCCGTGGTTCAGCCCGCTGTACGAGCCGCCGTCGGGCGAGATCGAGTCGGCGCTGTTCGCCCTCCAGGCGGCGCTCGGCGCCGGCGTCCTGGCGTACTACTTCGGCCTGCGTCGCGGCCGCCGGCAGGGCGCGGCCGCGGCCGAGGCAGCCCGAGCGGCGGGACCGGACGGGGCGCCCAAGGACGACGGTGCTTCCAAGGCCCCCTCCTCCGACGGTTCGGACGCGTAG
- the cbiQ gene encoding cobalt ECF transporter T component CbiQ, translating into MLPIDAAAHSSRWRRRHPVEKALLGFGLTLCAVSLPPWPGAPLVAAATLAVLLGPAGVPGRQLWRAFRIPLGFCVTGAVPLLFEVGGTRGLVALAPGGPVHAGELLLRTASASLGVLLFAFTTPVSDVLPRLVKAGVPAPVVDVALVMYRIIFLLLDSLTKIRQAQAARLGHTTRAATWRSLAGLGATTFVRAFDRAQRLQSGLAGRGYDGTLRVLVPVCAVSRRFLTATGVLLLGLVAVTLVLERFLP; encoded by the coding sequence ATGCTTCCGATCGACGCGGCGGCGCACAGCAGCCGCTGGCGCCGCCGTCATCCCGTGGAGAAGGCGCTCCTCGGCTTCGGTCTGACGCTGTGCGCGGTGAGTCTGCCGCCGTGGCCCGGCGCGCCGCTCGTGGCGGCGGCCACGCTCGCGGTGCTGCTCGGTCCCGCCGGTGTGCCGGGCCGTCAGTTGTGGCGGGCGTTCCGCATCCCGCTCGGCTTCTGCGTCACGGGGGCGGTACCGCTGCTCTTCGAGGTGGGCGGTACGCGGGGGCTCGTGGCCCTCGCGCCCGGCGGCCCCGTCCACGCGGGCGAGCTGCTCCTGCGCACCGCCTCGGCCTCGCTCGGGGTGCTGCTCTTCGCCTTCACGACACCGGTGTCCGACGTCCTGCCCCGGCTCGTCAAGGCCGGCGTGCCCGCCCCCGTGGTGGACGTGGCGCTCGTCATGTACCGGATCATCTTCCTGCTCCTCGACTCGCTGACGAAGATCCGGCAGGCGCAGGCGGCCCGGCTCGGGCACACCACCCGGGCCGCAACCTGGCGCTCGCTCGCCGGGCTCGGCGCGACGACCTTCGTGCGGGCCTTCGACCGGGCGCAGCGCCTGCAGTCGGGGCTCGCCGGGCGCGGTTACGACGGGACGCTGCGGGTCCTGGTGCCCGTCTGCGCGGTCTCCCGGCGGTTCCTCACGGCGACGGGCGTGCTCCTCCTGGGGCTCGTCGCCGTCACTCTCGTACTGGAAAGGTTCCTTCCGTGA
- a CDS encoding PP2C family protein-serine/threonine phosphatase has protein sequence MEPSIDYKALFVATPSPYLVLDPGLVIVDVNEAYLQATGRSRQDLVGQYVFDAFPDNPADANADGVRNLNASLRRVLESRQPDTMAVQKYDIPVPSRAWTFEERWWSPINTPVLGPDGQVAWIIHRVEDVTEFVRSRSPGSVGGPLGRREAIEAELYARARELQRLNAELRQAHARERRVAVTLQEAMLHSPDLNRHPDIAVRYVPAVGSLNVCGDWYDVVDLPDGAVAVAVGDVVGHGLEAATVMGMLRSALSAAVRALHEPARALEVLGLYSRSVEGALATTAVQAVIDTSRHQIAYSSAGHPPPVLLHPDGTCDLLDQATDPPLGARPDHVPRPQAALPYTPGDHLVLYTDGLIERRDRDIDAGLQQLTDTLASHVGMSPERLADAVLARLGVAGGVRDDIALITVRL, from the coding sequence ATGGAACCGAGCATTGACTACAAAGCGTTGTTCGTGGCGACGCCCAGTCCGTATCTGGTGCTGGATCCGGGCCTGGTGATTGTCGACGTCAACGAGGCGTACCTGCAGGCCACCGGGCGGAGCCGACAGGACCTGGTCGGCCAGTACGTGTTCGATGCCTTCCCGGACAATCCGGCGGATGCGAATGCGGACGGGGTGCGGAACCTGAACGCCTCGCTGCGCCGGGTCCTGGAGTCGAGACAGCCGGACACGATGGCGGTTCAGAAGTACGACATCCCCGTGCCGTCCCGAGCCTGGACGTTCGAGGAGCGGTGGTGGTCGCCGATCAACACCCCCGTCCTCGGGCCGGATGGGCAGGTGGCGTGGATCATCCACCGGGTGGAGGACGTGACTGAGTTCGTCCGTTCCCGCTCACCCGGTTCTGTGGGAGGACCTCTGGGACGGCGGGAGGCGATCGAGGCCGAGCTGTACGCGCGGGCGAGGGAGCTGCAGCGGCTGAATGCGGAACTGCGGCAGGCGCACGCGCGGGAACGGCGGGTCGCCGTCACCCTGCAGGAAGCCATGCTGCATTCGCCCGACCTGAACCGGCACCCCGATATCGCGGTGCGCTACGTGCCGGCGGTCGGGTCGCTGAACGTGTGCGGCGACTGGTACGACGTCGTCGATCTGCCCGACGGCGCCGTCGCCGTCGCCGTCGGCGACGTTGTGGGCCACGGTCTGGAGGCCGCCACCGTCATGGGCATGCTCCGCAGCGCGCTGAGCGCCGCCGTCAGAGCCCTGCACGAACCGGCCAGGGCACTGGAGGTGCTCGGCCTCTACTCCCGCTCCGTCGAAGGCGCGCTGGCCACCACCGCCGTCCAGGCCGTCATCGACACCAGCCGCCATCAGATCGCCTACAGCAGCGCCGGCCACCCACCGCCCGTCCTGCTCCACCCCGACGGCACCTGCGACCTGCTCGACCAGGCCACCGACCCCCCTCTCGGCGCGCGCCCCGACCACGTCCCGCGCCCGCAAGCCGCCCTGCCCTACACCCCGGGCGATCACCTGGTGCTGTACACGGACGGCCTCATCGAACGCCGCGACCGTGACATCGACGCCGGCCTGCAACAGCTCACCGACACCCTCGCCAGCCATGTCGGCATGAGCCCCGAGCGCCTCGCGGACGCCGTCCTGGCCCGCCTCGGCGTCGCCGGCGGCGTCCGCGACGACATCGCCCTCATCACCGTGCGCCTCTGA
- a CDS encoding energy-coupling factor ABC transporter permease yields MHIAEGYLPPVHAAAWGVAAAPFVVHGVRALTREVRSNPESTLLLGASGAFTFVLSALKLPSVTGSCSHPTGTGLGAILFRPPIMAVLGTITLLFQALLLAHGGLTTLGANAFSMAIVGPWAGYGTYRLLRRFGAPLMVAVFFGAFVADLSTYCVTSVQLALAFPDPGSGVPGALAKFGGIFAVTQIPLAVSEGLLTVLVMRLLTQSSKGDLTRLGVLGGARTERHEEAAAR; encoded by the coding sequence ATGCATATAGCCGAGGGGTATCTGCCCCCTGTGCACGCCGCCGCCTGGGGCGTCGCGGCCGCGCCGTTCGTCGTCCACGGGGTGCGCGCGCTCACCCGCGAGGTGCGGTCGAACCCCGAGTCCACCCTGCTCCTCGGCGCCTCCGGTGCCTTCACCTTCGTTCTGTCGGCGCTCAAGCTGCCCTCCGTCACCGGTAGTTGCTCCCATCCGACCGGTACGGGTCTGGGCGCGATCCTGTTCCGGCCGCCGATCATGGCGGTCCTCGGCACCATCACCCTGCTCTTCCAGGCCCTGCTGCTCGCGCACGGCGGGCTGACCACGCTCGGTGCGAACGCCTTCTCGATGGCGATCGTCGGGCCGTGGGCGGGGTACGGGACGTACCGGCTGCTGCGGCGGTTCGGCGCGCCTCTGATGGTGGCCGTCTTCTTCGGCGCGTTCGTCGCCGACCTGTCCACGTACTGCGTCACCAGCGTCCAGCTGGCCCTGGCGTTCCCCGACCCCGGCAGCGGGGTGCCCGGCGCGCTCGCCAAGTTCGGCGGGATCTTCGCCGTGACCCAGATCCCCCTCGCGGTGAGCGAGGGCCTTCTCACGGTGCTCGTGATGCGGCTGCTCACGCAGTCCAGCAAGGGAGACCTGACCCGGCTCGGTGTGCTGGGCGGGGCGCGGACGGAGCGACACGAGGAGGCGGCGGCGCGATGA
- the dhaK gene encoding dihydroxyacetone kinase subunit DhaK: protein MRMLINVPETVVADALRGMAAAHPELTVDVERRVVVRRDAPVAGKVALVSGGGSGHEPLHGGFVGPGMLAAACPGEVFTSPVPDQMVRAAAAVDSGAGVLFVVKNYTGDVLNFEMAAELAEDEGIQVAKVLVDDDVAVTDSLYTAGRRGTGGTLFVEKIAGAAAEEGLPLERVEAIARRVNERSRSFGVALSACTTPAKGSPTFDLPEGELELGIGIHGEPGRERRAMMTSREIADFAVDAVVEDLRPSGPVIALVNGMGATPLLELYGFNAEVQRVLAERHVPVARTLVGNYVTSLDMAGCSVTLCEVDEELLRLWDAPVQTAALRWGR from the coding sequence GTGAGGATGCTGATCAACGTTCCGGAGACCGTCGTCGCCGATGCCCTGCGGGGGATGGCCGCGGCGCATCCCGAGTTGACCGTGGACGTGGAGCGGCGTGTCGTGGTGCGGCGGGACGCGCCCGTGGCGGGGAAGGTGGCGCTGGTGTCCGGTGGCGGGTCCGGGCACGAGCCCTTGCACGGGGGGTTCGTGGGGCCCGGGATGCTGGCGGCCGCCTGTCCCGGCGAGGTGTTCACGTCGCCCGTACCCGATCAGATGGTGCGGGCCGCGGCCGCCGTCGACAGCGGGGCGGGGGTGTTGTTCGTGGTCAAGAACTACACGGGTGACGTGCTGAATTTCGAGATGGCCGCGGAGCTCGCCGAGGACGAGGGCATCCAGGTCGCCAAGGTCCTGGTCGACGACGACGTGGCGGTGACGGACAGCCTGTACACGGCGGGGCGGCGCGGGACCGGGGGCACCTTGTTCGTGGAGAAGATCGCCGGGGCCGCCGCCGAGGAGGGGCTGCCGCTGGAACGGGTCGAGGCGATCGCCCGGCGGGTCAACGAGCGGTCCCGCTCCTTCGGGGTGGCCCTGAGCGCCTGCACCACCCCCGCCAAGGGCAGCCCGACCTTCGATCTCCCCGAGGGGGAACTGGAGTTGGGGATCGGCATCCACGGCGAGCCGGGCCGGGAGCGGCGGGCCATGATGACCTCGCGGGAGATCGCCGACTTCGCCGTCGACGCCGTCGTGGAGGACCTGCGCCCGTCCGGGCCGGTCATCGCCCTCGTCAACGGCATGGGAGCGACCCCGCTGCTGGAGTTGTACGGGTTCAACGCCGAGGTGCAGCGGGTGCTCGCCGAGCGGCACGTGCCGGTGGCCCGCACGCTCGTCGGGAACTATGTGACCTCGCTCGACATGGCGGGCTGCTCGGTGACCCTGTGCGAGGTCGACGAGGAACTGCTGCGCCTGTGGGACGCTCCGGTGCAGACGGCCGCGCTGCGCTGGGGCCGGTGA